CCTTTAAGCGTTTAGAAGTGAAGAGTGGAGAATTTTTAAATCTAGGAACTAATCATAATAGCGGTTTAGAACACAATATTGAATTTATAAGCGCACCAAATTTACATTGGCCAGATACAATTTTTTCATATGATCACAGCACACATGTTCTCTACACATGCGATGCATTTGGATTACATTATTGTTCTGAAGAATTTTTTGACGCTGATCAAAAAGAAATATATGATGATTTCCGTTTTTATTACGATTGCCTAATGGGTCCAAACGCTAGAAGCGTTCTACAAGCAATTAAAAGAATAGATAAGCTACCTGAATTAAAAACAATAGCTGTTGGTCATGGGCCTTTGCTTCATAATCAAGTCAATTTTTGGAAAGGAAAATATCTAGAATGGAGTAGCAATAAAAGCAAAGGAAATGAATTTGTATCAGTCTGCTATATAAGCGACTATGGATTTTGTGATCGACTAAGCCAAGCTATATCGCATGGAATAAGTAAAGCAGATGCTCAGGTTCAATTAATTGATTTAAGATCTTCTGACTCCCAAGAATTAACAAGTTTAATTTCTGACTCAAAAGCAGTAGTGATACCCACATGGCCAGTAGATTCAGATAATGAATTAAAAGAATCTCTTGGCACTTTGTTTGCAGCATTAAAACCAAAACAATTTACGGCTGTCTATGATGCATTTGGCGGAAATGACGAACCAATAGATTCTTTAGCAAATAAATTAAGAGCACTAGGTCAAAAAGAAGCTTTCTCTCCTTTAAGAGTGAAAAATATTCCTGATCCCATTGTTTATCAACAATTCGAAGAAGCTGGAACTGACTTGGGTCAATTGATCAACAAAAAGAAAAATATTGCCTCAATGAAAAGCCTTGATTCCAATTTAGATAAAGCTTTAGGTAGGTTAAGTGGAGGATTATATGTAGTTACAGCTAGCCAAGGTGAAGGTTCTACATTTAGACAAAGTGCAATGGTCGCGAGTTGGGTTAGTCAAGCAAGTTTTTCTCCACCAGGTATTACAGTTGCAGTAGCAAAAGATAGAGCTATTGAATCATATATGCAAGTTGGAAAAGGTTTTGTTGTGAATATCTTGCGAGAAGATAACTATCAAAAAATGTTCAGACATTTTTTAAAAAGATTTGCTCCTGGAGCTGATAGATTTGCAGATGTAGATGTAATTAGCAACATCGCAGAAGGAGGACCAGTTCTGTCAGATTCACTCGCTTTTTTAGATTGTAAAGTGAGTTCCAGACTGGAGACTCCAGATCATTGGATAATTTACGGAATTGTTGAAAATGGTAATGTCTCTGACTTATCATGCAAGACAGCTGTTCATCACAGGAAGGTTGCTAATCACTATTAGAAAATAAATCTTTAAAATGTCAGAAATTACTATAAGCTTACTTTCAACAAATCACAACTTATCAAAATTTGAAATTACTGATAATTTTACTTGTATCAGATTTCTTGATAAAAATAAAGAAAGATTTGAACTTGAGTTTAATCTCGAAAAAGGAACCTCTTTTAATACTTTTTTAATTAGAAATAATGAAGAACTTTTTATTATTCATCCACCCGAAAAACAAAATTTAAATTCATTTAATGAGGTAATAGCTAACTTTTTTGATCAATTTAAATTAAATAAAATTAACGTCATTTCTGGCCATATCAATCCCCAAATTATAGAAACTATAAAAAACATTAGTACGCAATATAAGAACGTAACTATTACTTGCTCTAATCCTGGCTTTAAACTTATTTCGGAACTTTGGTATCAAAAAAATCCTAACTTAGAAAACTTTGATGAAGTTCAATTACCCACAATAAACATAATCAAAAAGGAACTTAATTTAGAATTAAATAACATTTATCTAGAGTTAATTCCTATTCCAACAGCACGTTGGCCTGGAGGACTAATAGTTTATGAACGCAATCAAGAAATACTTCTAAGTGAAAAAATTTTCTCTGCACACATCGCATCTGAATCTTGGTCTGAGACAAATCGAGTTAGTACAGAAATTGATAGAAAACACTTTTATGATTGCTTGATGGCACCAATGTCTAATCAAGTAGTATCAATAACTGAAAAAATTGCAGATTATGAAATTAAAACTATTGCTCCATTACACGGTCCGGCTATCGAATATAGCTTAAAAAGCTTTTTAAATGATTACATAAGATGGGGAGAAAATTTCTCAACAAATAATCCTAAAATCGCTTTAATTTATGCCAGTGCATATGGAAATACAGCCTCCATAGGAGATGCGTTGGCTAAAGGAATAAATAGAACTTCAGTTGAAGTTGAAAGTATTAATTGTGAATTTACATCCAATGATTTACTTATAAAATCTATCCAAAATGCTGATGGATATTTAATCGGATCTCCCACTTTAGGCGGTCACGCACCAACTCCTATAGTAAGTGCACTTGGAACATTGTTATCTGAAGGTAATAGAGATAAACCAGTAGGAATTTTTGGTAGTTTTGGATGGAGCGGAGAAGCAATAGATTTACTTGAATCAAAATTAAAAGACGGTGGTTTTAAGTTTAGTTTTGACCCTATAAGAATTAAATTCAGTCCAAATAAACCAAAGATTAAAGAGCTAGAAGAAATAGGGACTCACTTTGGGAGAAAAATTTTAAAAAAAGCAAACAAAAAACCCAGAAAATCAGATACAGGAATGATTACAAGTAAAACGGATCCAAAGTTACAAGCACTTGGAAGAGTTATTGGTTCACTTTGTGTTCTCACTGCATCTAAAGGAAAAGATGAAAATAATATCAAAGGAGCTATGCTTGCATCGTGGGTTAGTCAAGCAAGTTTTTCTCCACCGGGATTAAGTATCGCAGTAGCAAAAGATAGATCGGTAGAATCTCTTCTTCAAATTGGAGATTCATTCGCATTAAACATTCTAAGTGAAAAAGATTTTAAAGAACCTCTAAAAAGATTCACAAAACCCT
The window above is part of the Prochlorococcus marinus CUG1415 genome. Proteins encoded here:
- a CDS encoding diflavin flavoprotein yields the protein MIASAQTSNSKLAQINNKLTVQSHNFADDSCAIRSLDWDRSRFDIEFGLRNGTTYNSFIIKGEKLAIIDTSHAKFEELWFEALLKELNPQEIDYLITSHTEPDHSGLIGHLLELNQNITVVGSKLALKFIEDQIHIPFKRLEVKSGEFLNLGTNHNSGLEHNIEFISAPNLHWPDTIFSYDHSTHVLYTCDAFGLHYCSEEFFDADQKEIYDDFRFYYDCLMGPNARSVLQAIKRIDKLPELKTIAVGHGPLLHNQVNFWKGKYLEWSSNKSKGNEFVSVCYISDYGFCDRLSQAISHGISKADAQVQLIDLRSSDSQELTSLISDSKAVVIPTWPVDSDNELKESLGTLFAALKPKQFTAVYDAFGGNDEPIDSLANKLRALGQKEAFSPLRVKNIPDPIVYQQFEEAGTDLGQLINKKKNIASMKSLDSNLDKALGRLSGGLYVVTASQGEGSTFRQSAMVASWVSQASFSPPGITVAVAKDRAIESYMQVGKGFVVNILREDNYQKMFRHFLKRFAPGADRFADVDVISNIAEGGPVLSDSLAFLDCKVSSRLETPDHWIIYGIVENGNVSDLSCKTAVHHRKVANHY
- a CDS encoding diflavin flavoprotein; translated protein: MSEITISLLSTNHNLSKFEITDNFTCIRFLDKNKERFELEFNLEKGTSFNTFLIRNNEELFIIHPPEKQNLNSFNEVIANFFDQFKLNKINVISGHINPQIIETIKNISTQYKNVTITCSNPGFKLISELWYQKNPNLENFDEVQLPTINIIKKELNLELNNIYLELIPIPTARWPGGLIVYERNQEILLSEKIFSAHIASESWSETNRVSTEIDRKHFYDCLMAPMSNQVVSITEKIADYEIKTIAPLHGPAIEYSLKSFLNDYIRWGENFSTNNPKIALIYASAYGNTASIGDALAKGINRTSVEVESINCEFTSNDLLIKSIQNADGYLIGSPTLGGHAPTPIVSALGTLLSEGNRDKPVGIFGSFGWSGEAIDLLESKLKDGGFKFSFDPIRIKFSPNKPKIKELEEIGTHFGRKILKKANKKPRKSDTGMITSKTDPKLQALGRVIGSLCVLTASKGKDENNIKGAMLASWVSQASFSPPGLSIAVAKDRSVESLLQIGDSFALNILSEKDFKEPLKRFTKPFAPGENRFEGLDMEFTPNEQIIIPESLAWLDASVKERMECGDHWVIYAEVLHGNILKSDCLTAVHHRKSGANY